The genomic DNA CCCGCCGGCAGTACCAGCTGCTCGGGGGAGACGGGCGGCACGGAGCCGGTGAGCGCGCGCAGGGTGCCGTACGCGTCCGCGTCGCCGACCAGGATCCCGCCGAGCAGTTCGCCGTCCCGGCCGATGACCAGCTTCTTGTACGTGCCCGAGCGGGAGTCCGCGTAGACGACGTCGAGGCAGCCGGCGGTCGCTCCGTGCGCGTCGCCGAAGGAGGCGACGTCGACACCGAGGAGCTTCAGCTTGGTCGAGAGGTCGGCTCCCGTGAAGGAGGAGTCGGCGGAGGCGATCGTCGCGGCGGCCGTCTCGGCCATCTCGTACCCCGGCGCGACCAGCCCGTACACCCGGCCGTCCGCCGCGAGCGCGCACTCGCCGATCGCGAAGACGTGCGGGTCCTCGGTACGGCACTGCGCGTCCACCGCGATGCCGCCGCGCTCGCCGACCGGCAGTCCGCAGTCCCGCGCGAGCTGGTCCCGGGGGCGTACACCGGCCGAGAACACCACCAGATCCGTGGCGAGTTCGGAGCCGTCGGACAGCTTCATGCCGGTCACCGCGCCGTCGTCACCGGTGACGATCTCCTGCGTACCCGTGCCGGTGTGGACCGTCAGCCCCATGTCCTCGATGGTGCGCAGGAGCGCCGCGCCACCGCCGGCGTCCACCTGTACGGGCATCAGCCGCGGCGCGAACTCCACGATGTGCGAGGTGAGTCCGAGTCCCTTGAGCGCGCCGGCCGCCTCGAGTCCGAGCAGCCCGCCGCCGACGACGGCACCCGTGGTGGCCCGTGACTTCGCGTACGCCTCGATCGCGAGCAGGTCCTCGATCGTGCGGTAGACGAAGCAGCCCTCGGCGTCCTTGCCGGGGACCGGCGGCACGAAGGGGTAGGAACCGGTGGCGAGGACGAGGGTGTCGTACGCGATCACCAGCCCGGAGCGGGCCGTCACGGTCCGCGCCTCCCGGTCGACCGTCTCGGCCGGATCGCCGAGGCGCAGGTCGATGCCGTGCTCCGTGATGAACTCCGCGTCCGTCATGGAGAGTTCGTCGGGAGTCGTGCCCGAGAAGTACGAGGTCAGCTGGACCCGGTCGTATGCGGGGCGTGGCTCCTCGCACAGCACGACCACGCGGTGCGTGGCGGTCAGGCCGCGCTCGGCGAGCGCTTCGAGGAAGCGCTGGCCGACCATGCCATGGCCGACGAGCACGATCGTGGGGCGGTGGCCGGTCCCCACAAGTGCGGTCGTGGACATCAGGAGCCTCCATCGTTGGTGAGCAGGTGGTGCGGTGGTGCGGTGGTGCGGTGGAGCGGTGCTGCGGTGTCGCGGTGCTGCGGTGGTGCGTCGGCGGCGGCGGCGGGAGCGGAGCGGCTCTGCTCCCTCACAGCGCCGGGGGAGTGCCCCGACGGTGCCGAGTTCGCCGAACAGTCATGACCGCAGCGTGCGATGCCGGTGTTACCCGGCCGCATCACACCTGTTTCCCGGGGGGAACGCTGCCCTCAGCGGGGGCGCGGTGGAGGTGTGAGGGTTCGGCGCGGGCGTCGGGAGACCGGTGTGAGACGGGGACGTGGCGCCGGGCCGAACCTCAGAAGACCCTCAGGTCCGTGGACGGCACACCTACCCCGTCCCATAAGGTCCCGATCATGCCTGACATATCGCTGACCATGGTCGTCGTCCTGTGTTTCGCCGCGCTCGCGGCCGGCTGGATCGACGCGGTGGTGGGTGGCGGCGGGCTGTTGCTGCTGCCGGCGATGCTGCTCGGGCTGCCGGGCGGCACCCCGGCCGCGTACGCGCTCGGCACCAACAAGGCCGTGGCGATCGTCGGGACGGCGGGTGCGGCGGTGACGTACGCCCGCAAGACCCGGGTCGATGTGGGGACCGCCGTACGGATCGGCCTGGCGGCGCTCGCCGGGTCCACGGCCGGCGCGTTCGTGGCCGCCGGGCTGAGTACGGCCGTGCTGAAGCCGGTCGTCATGGTGGTGCTGCTCGGCGTCGGCACCTTCGTGATCCTGCGGCCCGCCTTCGGCATGGCCCCGTCGACCGAGCCCGTCTCGGTGCGCCGGATGCTCGCGGCGATCGGCCTCGCGGGCCTCGGCATCGGCTTCTACGACGGGCTCATCGGCCCCGGCACGGGGACGTTCCTGGTGCTGGCCCTGACCGCGCTCCTCCACCTCGACCTGGTGACGGCCTCCGCCACCGCC from Streptomyces avermitilis MA-4680 = NBRC 14893 includes the following:
- a CDS encoding sulfite exporter TauE/SafE family protein; translation: MPDISLTMVVVLCFAALAAGWIDAVVGGGGLLLLPAMLLGLPGGTPAAYALGTNKAVAIVGTAGAAVTYARKTRVDVGTAVRIGLAALAGSTAGAFVAAGLSTAVLKPVVMVVLLGVGTFVILRPAFGMAPSTEPVSVRRMLAAIGLAGLGIGFYDGLIGPGTGTFLVLALTALLHLDLVTASATAKIVNCCTNAGALATFAWKGTVFWQLAALMAVFNLVGGMVGAHTALKKGSGFVRVVLLTVVFALVANLAYNQWIA